The Sphingomonas sp. G-3-2-10 DNA window TGTCTTGGTAGCATAGAACGCCGCCATGACCACCGCCAGCCTCGCACCGCGCACCGCGCTGTTTCTTCCCGCCTCCAATGCTCGCGCGATCGAAAAGGCGCGGGGGCTGGACGCCGACATGGTGATCCTCGACCTGGAGGACGCGGTGAAGCCTGAAGCCAAAGCGGAAGCGCGGGCGATGGCGGTCGCGGCGGCGGCCGAGGGGTTCGGCGAACACCTCTTCGCGATCCGGCTCAACGGGATCGATGCGGCGGAGCATGACGCCGATGTCGCGGCGGTGCGGGCGTCGGCGTGCGAGATCGCCATCCTGCCCAAGGTCGAGCATGCCGCAGATGCCGTCCGCGTGGTCGCGGCGCTGGGCGGAAAGAAGCTGCTGGCGATGATCGAGACGCCGCGCGGGGTGCTGAACGCCGTCGAGATCGCCTCGGTCGCGGGGGTGATCGGCCTGATCGCCGGCACCAACGACCTGCGCGCCGAGCTGCGCATCCCCTCGGGTGCGGGGCGCGAGAGCCTGTCGCTATCCCTCCAGAGCATCGTCCTTGCCGCGCGGATCGGCGAATGCTGGGCGTTCGACGGCGTGTTCAACCGGCTCGACGATGCCGAGGGGCTTGCCGCCGAATGCCGCCACGGCCGGGATCTGGGGTTCGATGGCAAGACGCTGATCCATCCCAACCAGATCGCGGTCGCCGCCGAAGCCTTTGGCCCGACCGAAGCCGAGATCGCCGACGCCCGCGCGTTGATCGAAGCCGCGACCGGCGGGGCCGAACGCTTCCGCGACCGCATGATCGAATCGATGCATGTGGCCCAGGCGTGGGCGGTGCTGGAACGCGCCCTCTGAGCGCCGTTCAGCCCGAGTACCACGCCTCCCATTCCTGCTGCATCAGCGTCTTGAACTCGAGATAGTCGGCGTCCGAGTTCGGATCGAAATGGCCGATCTCGGCATTGTTGAGATAGTCGAAATAGGGCCAGTGAGTGACGTTGCCCTGCGCGTACATATAGCATTGGATGGTGATGCAGGGTTCCTCCGAAGCCAGGTTGATCAGCTTGTGATTCTGGTTCAGCCGCGCCGAGATCCACGTCACATCGTCCTTCTCGAACGTCGCCCGCGCGAAGGGATCGACATGGCAGGACGACAGCATCGGGTACATGTCGACGGTGATCGCGCCGTGCAGCACCTTGATCACCGCGTCCGAGCCGCCGTGATTGTGGATCGGCGAATAATGGCCCACCGGCCAGATCTCCATCACGAACGGAATGCCGGGTGAATCGCCCTGATTCTGGCCCATCGTGATCCGCAGATAGGTCTTGAGCGGATCGGATTTGCCGAACTCCGATGCCTTCGCCACCAGCGTCTTGTGGCACCAGCCATCGGGGTTCGCGATGCTGCGCTTGATTGCCTCGGCGAAGTTGGGGAAGCCGGGCGTATCGAGGACGAACGCCTTGCCGGCGACATTGTCGTAGAGTTGCTGGCAGGTCGGGCTGAGGTTGGCGGGCACGGTCAGCTTGCCATGCGCCATGTCGTCCATCGTGATCTCGTCGTGCGGCACGATGTAGAGGGGCGGCTCGACCGTCACCGGATCGCGCCAGATGTCCACCGCGCCCCGGATCGTGGCCGATACCGCCACGCTCTCGGCCTGCGCCAGCCAGGCATAGGGATCGGGGCCCTCTTCCGGTTTGGGGCCGAAGCCGTAACAGGCCAGTTCGCAGCCCTTGCGCATCTCGCCCTTGCCGTAGCCGAGTATGCGATTGTGGCTGTCGAAGCTGAACCAGTAAGGACAGGCCGGTTCGCGATCGAGTCCGTGCGGTTCCGACCAGACCTCCTGCCACTGGCCGTCCTTGTGCTCGTTCAGCCGGACGCTGCCGAAATCCACGTCCCAGCGAAACGCCGGTTCGCCCCAATCCTCGCCGCGCACCTCGACCGAGAACGCGGCTTTCCGGGCGATGGCGAAGCCGATCGTGCCCTGTCCGCGCACCAGCAGCCGGATGTCCGGATTGCTGTGCGTCTCGCCTTCCACCGGGGCGAAGGTCAGGTGCGCCGGGATTTGCAGGAAGTTCTCGCTGGCGTGCGTCATGGTCGGTCCCCCGGATCTGGTGTTCGTGGCCGCCACGGTAACGCGAAGTCCGCGGGATACGGCAGTCAATCGAGGCCGAAATGGCGCGATTCCATTGCGATCTCCGCTGGTTGCGCGCGTCTCCTCCCGCGTTATACCTGCACGATGGTCTTCGATCTGCGCGGCGCGTTGCTCAAGAAGGAGGAGACGGAATCGGCCCGGCTGGTCGATTTCGAGTTCCGCCTGCGCGCCCGTACGATGCGGCTGCTCGCACCGGTGATCGGCCACGATCCCGACGCGATGGCCATGCGGATCGCATTGCAGGATGACGAGGCGATCCTCATCGATCTCGCCGCGACGAACCCCGATATCCGCCTTCGCTTCGCCGAAGCCCGGGACGAAGCGCGCCGGCAACTGATCGCCGAGCGCGGCGACCCGACGCCGTACAAGCTGGCCTGAGCCGATGGTGGTTCGCGACACGCAGGCGATGATCGCGTCGATGGCGCCGGAACTCCGCCCCGGGTGCTTCGCCTTCGTCGGGTGCGGCGAGGACGGGGATCTGGCCCACGCGTTCAGGGACGTCGCGATCGCGATGTTCGCCGAGGTGGAGGGGCCATCCTTCGTCGTTCCAATCGAAACGGCCGAGGCGCACGGGATCGAGGCGCTGGCGATGCGGCAGATCACGCTCACCGTTCATTCCGCGCTGGATGGCGTCGGCCTGACCGCTGCCGTCGCGCAGGCGCTCGCCGCGCACGGGATCGCGTGCAACATGGTCGCGGCCTTCCATCACGATCATGTCTTCGTTCCGGAAAGCAGGGCCGAAGACGCGCTGGCGGTGCTGAAGGCATTGCAGCAAGCGACCCCCTAGCGTTTCCCGGGGGCCGCGTTTACATGGCTCGCCAACCTCCGACTCAGGACCTTGGCGCCCCACATGGAAATCTCTCTCGGCCTCACCTTCGACGATGTGCTGCTGCTCCCGGCGGAATCGGAAGTGCTGCCAAGCATGGCCGACACCCGCACGAAGCTGACTCGCGGCCTCTCGCTCAACATTCCGATCGTCTCTTCGGCGATGGATACCGTCACCGAAGCCGACATGGCGATCGTGATGGCGCAGCTTGGCGGCATTGGCGTGCTCCACCGCAACCTGACCGTCGAGGAACAGGTGGCGGCGGTGCGTCAGGTCAAACGGTTCGAGAGCGGGATGGTGGTCAATCCGATCACAATGTCGCCGCGCGGCACGCTGCGCGAGGCGCAGGCGCTGATGGCGCAGCACCGGATCAGCGGCATTCCGATCGTGGAGGACAGCGGCAAGCTGGTCGGCATCCTCACCAATCGCGACGTTCGCTTCGCGGGCAATCCGAACCAGCCGGTGTCCGAGCTGATGACGCACGACAATCTGGCGGTCGTTTCGGCCGATGTCGGCAAGGAGGAAGCACGCAAATTGCTCCACCAGCGCCGGATCGAGAAGCTGCTGGTCGTTGACGAGGGGTATCACTGCGTCGGCCTGATCACCGTCAAGGATATCGAGAAGGCGGTGACCTATCCGGATGCGACCAAGGATGGCGCGGGCCGCCTGTGCGTCGCCGCCGCCACCACCGTGGGCGACAAGGGGTTCGAGCGGACCGAGGCGCTGGTCGATGCCGATGTCGACCTGATCGTGATCGACACCGCGCACGGCCATAACCGCGAAGTCGCGGTGGCGGTCGAGCGGGTGAAGAAGCTGTCGAACCGCGTTCAGGTGCTCGCCGGCAACATCGCCACCGCCGATGCAGCACGTGCGCTGATCGATGCGGGCGCGGATGGCGTGAAGGTTGGCATCGGGCCTGGCTCGATCTGCACCACGCGCATCGTCGCGGGCGTCGGCGTGCCGCAGCTTACCGCGGTGATGGAAGCCGCCAGCGTCGCCAACAAGGCCGGCGTGCCGGTCGTCGCCGATGGCGGCATCCGCACTTCCGGCGACATCGCCAAGGCGCTGGCCGCCGGCGCATCGACCGCGATGGTCGGATCGCTGCTCGCCGGCACCGAGGAAGCGCCGGGCGAGACGTTCCTGTACCAGGGCCGCTCGTACAAGGCGTATCGCGGCATGGGCAGCGTCGGCGCGATGGGTCGCGGCTCGGCGGATCGCTATTTCCAGGGCGACATCAAGGACCAGCTCAAGCTGGTGCCCGAGGGGATCGAGGGGCAGGTGGCCTATAAGGGTCCGGCGAAGGATGTGATCCACCAGCTGGTCGGCGGCATCAAGGCGGCGATGGGCTATACCGGTTCGAAGACGATCAACGATCTTCAGGAACGCGCGAAGTTCGTCCGCATCACCAATGCCGGCCTGCGTGAAAGCCATGTCCATGACGTGACGATCACGCGCGAGGCGCCGAACTACCCGACACGGTGAGGCGATGAACCGCTCGGCGAGAGTCGCGCTCTCCGAAGAGACGCTCGCGATCGTCGAACGGGGGACGTACGCCACGGCGGATGGCGCGAGCGTGTCGATCCGCGATGCGGTGGACCGCGCGGTGGCGAATACCGAGCTGTTTCGCGATGGCGATTTTCCGGAGCGGATCGAGCCGGAGCGGCGGACCGGACGGACTCGCTTCGAACTGACCGGCGAGACCACGCTGGAAGCGGCCGAGCGGCTGGCCGGTGAGGGTGTGACCGATCCCTTCGTGCTCAACTTCGCTTCGGCGAAGAATCCGGGCGGCGGGTTCCTCAGCGGTTCTCAGGCGCAGGAGGAGTCGCTCGCCCGCGCGTCGGCACTGTACGCCAGCCAGAATGCGAAATTCGAATTCTACGATCATAACCGTGCCGGATCGAGCTGCCTCTATTCGGACTGGATGATCTACTCGCCCGGTGTGCCGGTGTTCCGGCGCGACGATGGTCGCCTGCTGGACCAGCCCTATTTTGTCAGCTTCCTGACTTCGCCGGCGGTCAATGCGGGCGCGGTGGCGCAGAACGAGCCGCAGCGCGTGGGAGAGGTCGCATTGGTCAACCGCGAACGCGCGCGCAAGCTGCTGTGGCTGGCCAATCGCAAGAGGCATGAGGTGCTGGTGCTGGGCGCGTGGGGATGCGGCGTGTTCCGCAACGATCCCGCACGGGTTTCCGCGCTGTTCCACGATCTGCTGACGGGCGAATTCGCCGGCTGTTTCGAACATGTGGTGATGGCGGTTTACGACATCACGCCGGATCGCCACGTCCATGCCGCTTTCGCCGGCGACTTTGCCTCAGCGTAACTCCGTGCTTTCAATGTTGGGTTTGTTCTGCTCTCGCTATTCGAATGAACACGCACACCCTTCTCGCCCGCGCGCCGGCCATGCCTCCGGCATTTACGGGGAGGCATTATTTTCGACGTTCTGGGTGTCAACCGTGTCAACCGGATGGCGTTGCGGGAGCGGCTGAATGACTCCTTCCGCCCGCATTCAGGCCGCGATCGAAATGCTTGATCAGATCGTCACTGCCGCGCGAGAGCAGGGAGCGGCGGCGGACACCATCATCGCGCGCGGCTTTGCGGCGCGACGCTATGCGGGGTCGAAGGATCGCCGTGCGATCCGCGAGCTGGTCTATGAATCGATCCGGTTGATCGGTGAAATTCCCGTCAGCGGCCGCGCGGCGATGCTGGCCCTGGTGGCGCAGCGGCCCGAATTGGCCGAACATTTCGATGGCTCGCCTTATGGACCCGCCGTGATCGAAGCCGGTGAGCCGGTTGCGGTGCCCGGCCATGCCGCAGGATGGCTGATCAAGCAGCTTCGCGCATCGGATGTCGGGATCGAGGAGCAGGCCGCATTGCTGTCGCGCGCGACGCTCGATCTGCGCGTGAACCGGCTCAAGGCCGATCCGGCGCAGCTGGTCGCGGAAATTCCCGGCGCCGAACTGCTCGATTTCGCGCCCGATGCGCTGCGTCTGCCTTCGGATACCAATGTCGATCAGCTTCCCGCCTATGCTCAGGGCGAGATCGAAGTGCAGGATGCGGGGAGCCAGCTCGTCTCGCGCGCTGCCGGCGTCGAGCGTGGACATCATGTGATCGATCTGTGCGCGGGCGGCGGGGGCAAGACGCTCGCCCTCGCGGCGCTGATGGCCGATCATGGCACCATCCTCGCCTGCGACATCGATCGCGGACGCCTTCAGCGCCTGCCGCAGCGGGCCGAGCGGGCAGGGGTATCGATCGCCGATATCCGATTGCTCAATCCCAATCGCGAAGCCGAAATGCTCGCCGATCAGGTCGGGCGTGCCGATGTGGTGTTCGTCGATGCGCCGTGTTCGGGCACCGGCACCTGGCGGCGCAATCCCGAGGCGCGCTGGCGGATGACCCGCGACCGGCTCGACCGGCTGGTCATGACGCAGCGGCACATCATGGGCGTCGCCGCCGAACTGGTCCGGCCAGGCGGAGCGCTGGTCTATGTCGTCTGCTCGGTGCTCGATGCCGAAGGGGCGGGGCAGGCAGAGGCGTTTTTGAGCGCCTATCCGGGCTGGACTGCCGAACCCATTTCGATCGGCGCCGGCAGCCCGCGCGGGCCGGGGCTGCGCTTCACCCCATTGTCCCACTCGACCGACGGCTTTTTTGTCGCGAAGATAGTGCGGCCATGATAGCGACCCGGGTTCCAGTTTCGGAGATGTTGATGCGGATTACTGCGATCTCGGCGGCGTGCGCGCTGATGCTGCTGACGGTTTCCTCGGCGCTCGTGGCCCAGAAGCCCGACGACCAGATCGATCCGAAGTCCGTTTCGCTGGTGCAGGAAGGCCGCACGGCGCAGGCTGCCGGCAATATCGATGGCGCGACCGATGCGTTCGAAGCCGCGCTCGTGGTCGATCCCCGCAATCGTGCCGCCTATGTCGCGCTGGCCGAGATTGCGCGGACGCGCGGCCTGCCGGGCAAGGCGATCCGCCTGTATCGCGAAGCCCTGCTGCTCGAGCCGAACGACCTGACCGCGCTGCGCGGGCAGGGCGAGGCGATGGTGCAGAAGGGCGCGGTCGAGAAGGCCAACCAGAATCTGGCGCGGATCAAGACGATTTGCGGCACGCGTCCGTGCAACGATGCCACCGTGCTTGCCGCGGCGATCGCCAAGGGGCCGCCGGCCAACGTCACCGCGAACAACCTGCCGCAGGCGCCGTCGCCCGCGACTCCGGCGCCCGCCGCTAAGCCGTAAGCGCGCGAGCCAGCGCGACGAACTCGTCGACCGAGACTGTCTCGGCCCGGCGAGCGGAATCGATGCCGATCCGCTCCATCGCATCGAGCGCGCCGGGCACGCCCTTCAGGCTCTGGCGCAGCATCTTGCGCCGCTGGCCGAACGCGGCGGCGGTGAGGGTCTCGAGCGTCTTGAACCGCACGCCCGCCGGCTCTTCGGCGGGAACGATGTGCACCACCGCCGACATCACCTTGGGCGGCGGGGTGAAGGCCGATTTGTGGACCGTCATCGCGATCCGCGCGGTCGATCGCCACTGGGCCAGCACCGCCAGCCTACCATAGGCGTCGTCGTTCGCCTTGGACACGATCCGTTCGGCGACTTCCTTCTGGAACATCAGCGTCAGGCTGGCCCACCACGGTTCCCATTCGGCCGACAGCCAGCCGACCAGCAGCGCGGTGCCGACATTGTAGGGCAGGTTGGCGACGATGTGCGGCTTGCCGGTGAAGAGAGAGGGGACATCGACTTCGAGGGCGTCGCCTTCGATCACCCGCAGCTTGCCGGGATAGGCTCCGGCCAGTTCGGCGAGCGCGGGGATGCAGCGCCGGTCACGCTCGACCGCAACCACATTGGCGCCCGCCGCCAGCAGCGCCCGCGTCAGGCCGCCGGGGCCGGGTCCGACCTCGAACACGTCCTGCCCGGTCAGATCACCCGGGACGCGCGCGATGCGGCCCAGCAACTGCCCGTCGAAGAGGAAATTCTGGCCCAGCGCCTTGCTGGCGGAAAGGCCATGCCGCTGGATGACGTCGCGCAGCGGGGGGAGGTTAGGCGAAGGAAGGTCGGTCACAGCGTTCCGCTGGCAGCCAGCTCCGCGCGGCGCAAGGCCGCTGTCGACGCCATGCGCAACGAAGCGATCATCGCGCCGGGATTGGCTTCGTCCTTGCCGGCGATCCCGAAGGCGGTGCCGTGGTCGGGCGAGGTCCGCACGATCGGCAGGCCCAGCGTGGTGTTCACGCCATCGTCGAAATGCAGCGTCTTCAGCGGCACCAGCGCCTGATCGTGATAGAGGCACAGCGCCACGTCATATCCGGCGCGGGCGCGGGCGTGGAACATGGTGTCCGCCGCGAACGGGCCGACCGCATCGATGCCTTCGTCGCGGAGCTGCTCGATCGCGGGCTTGATGAAATCGATCTCTTCCCGGCCTATAGCGCCGCCTTCTCCCGCGTGCGGGTTCAGCCCGGCAAAGGCCAGCCGGGGCTTTTCGATCCCGAAATTGCGGTACAGCCCGCGCGCGGTCACCCGTGCCTTGGCCACGATCAGGTCGATCGAGATCGCCGTGGGCACCTCGGCCAGCGGGATATGCACGGTGATCGGCACCACGCGGAGCGTGGGGCCCGCGAGCATCATCACGGCGTTGTCCTTCGAGATGCCGCACCGCTCGGCGACGAATTCGGTCTGGCCGGGATGGGTGAAGCCAACGCCGTAGAGCTGCGCCTTGGACACCGGGCCAGTCACCAGCGCGCTGGCAGCATCCGACCGGGTGAGGCCGACAGCGAGCTCGAGCGACTGAAGCGCGCAGCGGGCGCCATCGATATCCGGCGAACCCGGCACGATCTCGCCCATATCCGCCACGGAAATGACCGGCAGGGCGCTCGGGAAGACCCGTGCCGTTTCCTCGGGATCGCTGATCCGGACGACCGGACCGTCCCACACTGCCGCCACCGAGCGTTCGTCGCCCACCGCGAAGAAGGGCACGAGCGAATGAAGCTCGCGCGCCTTCCACGCCTTGGCGGTGATTTCCGGCCCGATCCCGGCGGGATCGCCCATCGCGACGGCAAGGGGTCGGAGGCTTTCCACCGCCCCGGCCGCCGTCAGCGGTATTCGATCAGCGCGTCGCGACGCAGGTCGCGCAGCATACGCGCGGCGCGCAGGTTGGTGCGCTGTTCCTCGATACGCTCGCGGATCGCGTCGGGCGAAGGCGGAACATATTCGCGGGGATCGTCACGCCCGCACAGCACCAGCACGCGCACGCCCTGATCGATCGAGCCGAAGGGCTGGGTCGACTGGCCGATCTGCATCGGCAGCATGAGTTCCTGCAGCGCCGGCGGGAGCTGCTTGATCGTCATCGTGTCGTTGCTGATCACCTCGGCGCCGATCAGGCCGGCAACGCGTTCGGCGTCGCCGCAGCCCTGCATCGACTTGGTCGCTTCGGCGAACTGCGCCGCGCGGCTGGTCGCCTGCGCCTCGGTGGTGCCGGGAGCGAAGGTGATCGTCAGCTGCTTGAGGTTCAGCTTGGCGTCGCGCGGATCGGCGGTGGCGATTTTGCGGGTCTCGGCGAGGTAGAGGATCGAGAAGCCGCCGGGCACTTCGATCGGTCCCGCGACCTGGCCCGGGCTCATCTGGCCGCCATGCGTGGCCAGCTCAGGCGGAAGCATTGCGAGGCGGACCCAGCCGAGATCGCCATCGGTTGCGCGCGTCGATGCCTGGGAGTGAAGCCGCGCCAGCGCGCCGAACGGCTGGCCCTGCTTCATCTGTTCGATGATGCGCTGTTGCTGGGCGAAAACCTCATTCGCGCGATCGGGCGTCGCGTTCATGTAGATTTCGTAGAAGTGATATTCTTCAGTACCGGCGGCATCGGCGATGCGCTTGAGCATCGCAGCGATTTCGGCGTCGCTGACGCTGATGTCGACGCGGCGGCGCAGGACCCGGCTCCACGCGATTTCGCCTTCGATCTGGCGCTTGATCGAGCGTTCCGACGAACCGATCTGACGCAGCCAGGCGCGCATCTGATCCGGGGTCCGCTGGAAATTGCGAGCGACGCGGCTGAAGCTCTGGTCGACTTCGCCCTTGTCCACGGTGATCTTGTCGGCTGCGGCTGCCTGGATCTGCAGCGTCTCGTCGATCAGCTGGCGCAGGATCTGCAGGCGCAGCTGGTTCATTTCCTCGGGGTTAAGGCGCAACTGGTTCAGCCCGACGATCAGCGCCACGCGCTGCTCCACGTCGGTGCCGGTGATCACGTAATCGTTGACGATCGCAGTGGGCTTGCGGACGTTGGGATCCGCCTTGCCGAAGATCTGGAGGTTCGCGGGCAGGTCAAGACCGGCGACCGGCGGGCCCTGATCGTCGGGCACCACCTGAGCCATCGCAGGCACCGCGATCGCGGCGAGGCCGAACGCCAATACAGTCTTGCGGGCCACCCGGACCGCCGTCGCAACACCAATGTTCACGTAAACCTTGCCCTCATCCTATCCGGGGATTGCGCCGCTTAATCGTCAATTGTGCCTGAACCAAGGCTTTATGATGTTTGCCACACCTGCCGGCTCTCCCACCCGGCCACCCAACGGCAGGTTATTCTATGGGTGGCCGGGTAGGGGAGCGGACAGGTGCCGCGAAGAACTTAACGCCCCAGGTTCTTGAACGAAAGGCTCAGCAGATAGCTGTTGCCGCGCCGCGCATCGCCGGTTGTCTCATAGTCGCGCTTCCAAGTCAGACCCAGCCGCAGGCAATCGTCCTCATAAGTGATGCCGAGCCTGTGGCGGACCGGCTGGAAGCCATCCGAAACCGACAATATGTCCTCGTTCCGGTCGGTCAAGTCGATCAGCGCGGAACCGGACAGCGACCAGTAGCGCGCGATCTGCACGCGGGCGCCGATGCGCGCCTCCTCGCGGTCCTGAAGATCCTCCAGCGCCGGGCCGATGTTGCGGTTAAGGCGCAGATAGCCGAGCGACACGTAGGTGCTGCGCGAACCGACCGTCATGTCGACTTCGTTGCGGCGGAAGGCGAGGCCGTCCTTGTCGATGCGATAGCGGTGCGTGAAGGTCACGAAGTCGCGGAAGCGGATGACGGTGCGTCCGACAAAGTCCGAGACGCGATCGTTCAGGCCGGTGCCGTCGGGGAAGATCGTGAGCGGGCGCGACGAGAAGCGGTAGCTCTGGCCGATATTCGCATCCAGACTGAACCCCGGCAGATACAGCGCATATTCGACGCCCCATGTGACGCGGCTCGAATCCTCGAACCGGTCGTAGCCGGGGAAGCGATTGAGCGCGAAAAGGTTCGAATCCTCGAGATCGACCGCGCGGGCGTCTTCGTTGGGAATGTCGATATTGTTGGTGCGCGGCGCGGCAACGACCTGGACGCGCGGCGTGATCCGCTGCGTACCGCCGAGGAACTCGCCGACCAGCGGCCATTTCATGTCGAGCGCGCCGGCAGCGACGCCGCGGAAGCTAAAGCCTTCGTCGCCGCGATAGCCCGCCACGGTGGTCAGCAGCGTATCGTGCGCATTGTACACGTCGGCGCGGCCATAGGCGGTGAGAGTGATTTCCTGACCCCAAGCGGTCAGGCGGCGGAGGTCCCAGCGGGCCGAAGCAAAGGCGCGCTGCGAATCCTGTCCGCCGGTGCGGGCGATCGCCAGCGTGTTGAGCTGAAGCTCGACCCGGCCGCCGACGAGACCTTCATTGAACCGCTTGCGGTAATCGATCTCGGGCAGGACGAAGGGCTGCAGCCCCTGCCGTTCGCCCACGCGCAACGTCTGCACCGCCCAGCCGTTGATCGAGAAATAGCTGTTCTCGTCGATCCGCTCGACGCGCACATTGTTGCGCAGGCGATCGTCGCGGCTGATATCGTAGCGGCGCAGGAAGGTGCGGTCGCTGGTGAGGCGGATCGAGCCGCTGACCGCCCAGTTCGGAGTCAGCTGATAGCGGCCATTGGCATCGAGATAGCCGCGGAAATCGTTCTTCGAAGTCGCGGGGGTCACCGGAACGGTGAGGTCGTCGGCGCGGCGGCTATAGGTGCCATAGGCC harbors:
- the lptD gene encoding LPS assembly protein LptD, with the protein product MVGTRNALLLSGALPLALCLAGGAHAQDVAPPPVPAPQDDAAPSLQDRPVDPAPPSPTALPDDPDQVQFSADLLEYDNDTDTVIATGDVRMYRRSDRLRADKVTWNRTTGQVVAEGNIVVTNPAGDEAYGDRIELTDSLKDGVVQNMLVVLEAGGRIAAERGERNENGIITVRNAAYTPCTVTGADGCPKEPSWKITADKVVYNPDSGRLRYTGARVSVFGFATIPLPVFSHPVGGKSDDGFLMPDIRYSRTNGLQMSLPYFFSLAPNRDLTVTPRIYSAVLPMVQAEYRELNTLGAFRVSAYGTYSRRADDLTVPVTPATSKNDFRGYLDANGRYQLTPNWAVSGSIRLTSDRTFLRRYDISRDDRLRNNVRVERIDENSYFSINGWAVQTLRVGERQGLQPFVLPEIDYRKRFNEGLVGGRVELQLNTLAIARTGGQDSQRAFASARWDLRRLTAWGQEITLTAYGRADVYNAHDTLLTTVAGYRGDEGFSFRGVAAGALDMKWPLVGEFLGGTQRITPRVQVVAAPRTNNIDIPNEDARAVDLEDSNLFALNRFPGYDRFEDSSRVTWGVEYALYLPGFSLDANIGQSYRFSSRPLTIFPDGTGLNDRVSDFVGRTVIRFRDFVTFTHRYRIDKDGLAFRRNEVDMTVGSRSTYVSLGYLRLNRNIGPALEDLQDREEARIGARVQIARYWSLSGSALIDLTDRNEDILSVSDGFQPVRHRLGITYEDDCLRLGLTWKRDYETTGDARRGNSYLLSLSFKNLGR